From one Candidatus Woesearchaeota archaeon genomic stretch:
- a CDS encoding queuosine precursor transporter: MLLILIWILVTLSIVSIIVLLSKKYGFELISVILASLVVISNILANKIVLFGSFIVSAGVIAYSITFMLTNILAELYGKKVAKRAVFFGFCANIILVLTIYIAILWKPAPFALETSEMFAKVLGLTPRIVLASLIAYLISHYFDIYFYLFWKKVTKDKFLWLRNNFSTILSQLIDSIFFISIAFYGIAPLIPLITGQFIIKVIISILSTPFIYLIIRKN; this comes from the coding sequence ATCTTATTAATTTTAATCTGGATTTTAGTTACCTTAAGCATAGTTTCAATCATAGTTTTACTAAGTAAAAAATATGGTTTTGAATTAATTTCAGTTATCTTAGCTTCTTTAGTTGTAATTTCAAATATCCTTGCAAATAAAATAGTTTTATTTGGAAGTTTTATAGTTTCAGCAGGTGTAATTGCCTATTCAATTACTTTCATGCTTACAAATATTTTAGCAGAATTGTATGGTAAAAAAGTTGCAAAGAGAGCAGTTTTTTTCGGATTTTGTGCAAATATAATTTTAGTACTTACAATTTATATAGCAATTTTATGGAAACCTGCCCCATTTGCACTAGAAACCTCAGAAATGTTTGCAAAAGTTTTAGGATTAACACCAAGAATAGTTTTAGCTTCTCTAATTGCCTATCTAATCAGCCATTATTTTGATATTTATTTTTATCTTTTCTGGAAAAAAGTTACAAAAGACAAATTTTTATGGTTAAGAAATAATTTTTCAACAATCTTAAGCCAATTAATAGATTCTATTTTCTTTATTTCAATTGCTTTCTATGGAATTGCACCACTCATTCCTTTAATAACAGGACAATTCATAATAAAAGTAATAATATCCATTTTAAGTACCCCCTTTATTTATTTAATAATAAGAAAAAATTAG
- a CDS encoding MGMT family protein, with translation MDFKAHVYRLCKQISKGKVSTYKELAKALNSKAYRVIGQILHNNYNSTIPCHRIVNSNGELGGFNKGLKAKIGLFKKGGVVVKRGKIVDFKNIRCYFR, from the coding sequence ATGGATTTTAAGGCTCATGTTTATAGATTGTGTAAGCAAATTTCTAAGGGGAAGGTTTCTACATACAAAGAATTGGCTAAAGCTTTGAATTCTAAGGCTTATCGTGTTATAGGCCAGATTTTACATAATAATTATAACTCTACTATTCCTTGTCATAGAATTGTAAACTCTAATGGTGAGTTAGGTGGGTTTAATAAGGGTTTAAAGGCTAAAATTGGACTTTTTAAGAAGGGGGGTGTTGTGGTAAAAAGGGGTAAAATAGTTGATTTTAAAAATATACGGTGCTATTTTAGGTAA
- a CDS encoding diphthamide synthesis protein — MNYNLELNKIVKEIKKTKAKQVLVQFPDGLKPKALEVSDYLKEKTKAEIYIWLNSCYGACDTPILPTKIEKQFDLFIQFGHSPWKK; from the coding sequence ATGAATTATAACTTAGAATTAAACAAAATAGTAAAAGAAATAAAAAAAACTAAAGCTAAGCAAGTTTTAGTGCAATTTCCGGATGGTTTAAAACCAAAAGCTTTAGAAGTATCAGACTATTTAAAAGAAAAAACTAAAGCAGAAATATATATTTGGTTAAATTCGTGTTATGGTGCATGTGACACACCAATTTTACCAACAAAAATTGAAAAACAATTTGATTTATTTATACAATTTGGACATAGTCCCTGGAAAAAGTAA
- a CDS encoding phenylalanine--tRNA ligase subunit beta, whose product MALIVFSKKDLLKLLGKNISDEILIDRIPMLGVSLENFGEQIEIDVTPNRPDMLCVEGFARSLSTFLGIKKGLKEYCTKKSAKYKVKIDSKVKNVRPCVACAVALNVKLDSYTIQSIMQVQEKLHSTLGRNRKKVSIGVYDLNKIKFPLTYTTKPKEFCFTPLEHHMPMSLLQILQKHAKGIEYRHLLENYNEYPIWIDANKQVLSMPPIINSQETKVTETTKNLFIDITGLEQNAVEQCLKIIITALADRGAIIYDILNLNLKSDKIRIDFKYVNKLLGIELKSNEIGKLLAKMGYSLNGNIVEVPCYRTDILHQMDIAEDIAIAYGYENFVPEIERLPSEAEESKIEILKRKISEIMASLGFVETNNFNISSKEIMQNKTLSNLECIELENALNQDYNVLRSWIIPCLMQVLKDNKHNDYPQKIFEIGRVFKKGESETGVLETERMGVAICSQTANFTEIRQILDALLSSLGLDYAVEETEHASFIAGRVGRVLVNGKKIAYIGETRPEVLENFNLTMPVAAFELNVSELLKILKE is encoded by the coding sequence ATGGCTTTAATAGTATTTTCAAAAAAAGATTTGTTAAAATTGCTTGGGAAAAATATTTCTGATGAGATTTTAATAGATAGAATTCCTATGTTGGGGGTTTCATTAGAAAATTTTGGTGAACAGATAGAAATTGATGTTACACCTAATCGACCAGATATGTTATGTGTTGAAGGTTTTGCAAGAAGTTTAAGTACATTCTTAGGAATAAAAAAAGGTTTAAAAGAATATTGTACTAAAAAATCTGCAAAATACAAAGTTAAGATAGATTCTAAAGTAAAAAATGTAAGGCCTTGTGTTGCATGTGCTGTTGCTTTAAATGTTAAGTTAGACAGCTACACTATACAATCAATAATGCAAGTGCAAGAGAAATTACATTCTACACTTGGAAGAAATAGAAAAAAAGTTTCTATTGGGGTTTATGATTTAAATAAAATTAAATTCCCCTTAACTTATACTACTAAACCAAAAGAGTTTTGTTTTACTCCTTTAGAGCATCATATGCCTATGAGTTTGCTACAGATTTTACAAAAACACGCAAAAGGTATAGAATATAGGCATTTGCTCGAGAATTATAATGAATATCCCATTTGGATAGATGCAAATAAACAAGTATTGTCTATGCCACCAATTATTAATTCTCAAGAAACAAAAGTTACTGAAACTACTAAGAACTTGTTTATTGATATAACTGGTTTGGAGCAAAATGCTGTTGAACAATGTTTAAAAATAATTATTACTGCCCTAGCAGATAGAGGTGCAATAATCTATGATATTTTAAATTTAAATTTAAAATCTGATAAAATTAGGATCGATTTTAAATATGTAAATAAATTATTAGGAATAGAATTAAAATCCAATGAAATTGGAAAATTACTTGCAAAAATGGGTTATAGTTTAAATGGAAATATAGTTGAAGTTCCTTGTTATAGAACAGATATTTTGCATCAAATGGATATCGCAGAAGATATAGCAATTGCTTATGGTTATGAAAATTTTGTTCCTGAAATTGAGAGATTACCTTCTGAAGCAGAAGAAAGTAAAATTGAAATTTTAAAAAGAAAAATCTCAGAAATAATGGCAAGTTTAGGATTTGTAGAAACAAATAATTTTAATATTTCTAGTAAAGAGATTATGCAGAATAAAACGCTTTCAAATTTAGAATGTATAGAATTAGAAAATGCTTTAAATCAGGATTATAATGTTCTTAGAAGCTGGATTATTCCTTGTTTGATGCAGGTTTTAAAAGATAATAAGCATAATGATTATCCTCAAAAAATATTTGAGATTGGAAGAGTTTTCAAAAAAGGTGAATCTGAAACAGGAGTTTTAGAAACTGAAAGAATGGGTGTTGCAATTTGTAGTCAAACTGCAAACTTTACAGAAATAAGACAGATTTTAGATGCTTTATTAAGCTCTTTAGGTTTAGATTATGCAGTGGAAGAAACTGAGCATGCTTCTTTTATTGCAGGAAGAGTTGGAAGAGTATTAGTTAATGGAAAAAAGATTGCTTATATTGGTGAAACAAGACCTGAAGTTCTAGAGAATTTTAATTTAACAATGCCTGTTGCGGCATTTGAATTGAATGTAAGTGAGTTGTTGAAGATTCTGAAAGAATAA
- a CDS encoding phenylalanine--tRNA ligase subunit alpha codes for MKDTAKETELSKIVETLHPLERKVLPFLSQASSLNELMKKTSLKDVEVMRALQWLENKKVLVISTLLDEVIVLDKNGIKYKKNGLPERRFLKVLKEKSKTIEQLKNETKLNQEEFSISIGVLKKKGLIKLGKEVELTDLGKKAFNELTLEEKFIHQLPLNIKELKPEQKYALEELKKRKEIVNIELVKEKKFELTELGKRLAKIKVHNTTLEQLTPTILNSGAWKGKTFRRYDVSINVPTIFGGRKHFVNQAVDSIKKVWLNLGFKEMSGDFVQTSFWNLDALFVPQDHPARTMQDTFFVKNPKLGKLPDKKIVEAVKRVHENGGDTGSKGWNYKWDENIAKLNVLRTHTTTLSVKTIANLDKNKLPLKFFSIGRVFRNEALDWKHLFEFVQVEGIVVDRNANFRNLLGYLKEYYYKIGFDKIRFRPSYFPYTKFSLEVEVFDEKRKEWVELGGAGIFRPEVIKPLLGEDIPVLAWGQGMERSILRYYNLDDLRELYKNDLALTKKAKEWM; via the coding sequence ATGAAAGATACTGCAAAAGAGACAGAATTAAGTAAGATAGTTGAAACTTTGCACCCATTAGAAAGAAAGGTTTTGCCTTTTCTTAGCCAAGCTTCTAGTTTAAATGAACTTATGAAAAAAACGTCTTTAAAAGATGTTGAAGTAATGAGGGCCTTGCAATGGTTAGAAAATAAAAAAGTTTTAGTAATTTCTACTTTATTAGACGAAGTTATTGTTCTGGATAAAAATGGTATAAAATATAAAAAAAATGGATTGCCTGAAAGAAGATTTTTAAAAGTTTTAAAAGAAAAATCAAAAACAATAGAGCAACTTAAGAATGAGACTAAATTAAATCAAGAAGAATTTTCTATTTCAATTGGTGTTCTGAAGAAAAAAGGTTTGATAAAGCTTGGAAAAGAAGTAGAATTAACTGATTTAGGAAAAAAAGCTTTTAATGAATTAACACTTGAAGAAAAATTTATCCATCAATTACCTTTGAACATTAAAGAACTAAAACCAGAACAAAAATATGCTTTGGAAGAACTCAAGAAAAGAAAAGAAATAGTAAATATAGAATTAGTTAAAGAGAAAAAATTTGAATTGACTGAACTTGGAAAAAGATTAGCTAAAATAAAAGTCCATAATACTACTTTAGAGCAATTGACTCCAACTATATTAAATTCTGGTGCTTGGAAGGGTAAAACCTTTAGAAGATATGATGTATCTATTAATGTTCCTACTATTTTTGGGGGAAGAAAACACTTTGTTAATCAAGCTGTAGATAGTATAAAAAAAGTTTGGTTAAATTTAGGGTTTAAAGAGATGTCTGGAGATTTTGTTCAAACTTCATTTTGGAATTTAGATGCTTTATTTGTACCACAAGATCATCCTGCAAGAACTATGCAAGATACTTTTTTTGTTAAGAATCCTAAATTAGGAAAATTGCCTGATAAAAAAATAGTTGAAGCTGTAAAAAGAGTGCATGAAAATGGTGGTGATACAGGTTCAAAGGGTTGGAATTATAAATGGGATGAAAATATTGCAAAATTAAATGTTTTAAGAACACATACCACCACTTTATCTGTAAAAACCATTGCAAATTTAGATAAAAATAAATTACCCTTGAAATTTTTCTCAATAGGAAGAGTTTTCAGAAATGAAGCTTTAGATTGGAAACATTTGTTTGAGTTTGTACAAGTTGAAGGAATAGTAGTTGATAGAAACGCTAATTTTAGAAACTTATTAGGATACTTAAAAGAATATTATTATAAAATAGGATTTGATAAAATAAGATTTAGACCTTCATATTTCCCTTATACTAAATTTTCATTAGAAGTTGAGGTATTTGATGAGAAAAGAAAAGAATGGGTAGAATTAGGTGGGGCAGGTATATTTAGACCTGAAGTTATTAAACCTTTGTTAGGAGAAGATATACCTGTATTAGCTTGGGGACAAGGAATGGAGAGATCAATATTAAGATATTATAATTTAGATGATTTGAGAGAATTATATAAAAATGACTTAGCTTTAACAAAAAAAGCAAAGGAATGGATGTAA
- a CDS encoding TrmB family transcriptional regulator: MIVKEEFLNKIKNSFELNIYEAKIWTALLSRGISTAGELSDISGVPRSRSYDVLESLERKSYIIMKLGKPIKYLAVEPSEIINRIRKNVKYDTERKLKTLEDIKTTDLFGELNLLHKQGISFIEPASLSGSLKGRNNIYDHLDSLLRNAEKSVVIVTTAKGLIRKNEALKKTLRKLKAKGVNIRIAAPVTKESSYAAESLAEVADVRNTKRVNARFAVVDNKNLLFMVMNDEDVHSAYDVGIWAETPFFASAIEGLFNVVWEKLEPMGEAVKKIKVTA; the protein is encoded by the coding sequence ATGATAGTTAAAGAAGAATTTTTAAACAAAATAAAAAACTCATTTGAATTAAATATTTATGAAGCTAAAATATGGACGGCTTTACTTTCTAGAGGTATTTCGACAGCTGGTGAATTAAGTGACATTTCTGGGGTTCCAAGATCAAGAAGCTATGATGTTCTTGAGAGTCTTGAAAGGAAAAGCTATATTATAATGAAATTAGGGAAACCAATAAAATACTTGGCTGTAGAACCTAGTGAGATTATAAATAGGATAAGAAAGAATGTAAAGTATGATACTGAAAGAAAACTTAAAACTTTGGAAGATATAAAAACAACTGATTTGTTTGGAGAGTTAAACTTGTTACATAAACAAGGAATAAGTTTTATAGAACCTGCTTCTTTATCCGGTTCATTAAAAGGAAGAAATAATATTTATGATCATTTGGATTCATTACTTAGAAACGCAGAAAAATCTGTAGTTATAGTAACAACTGCAAAAGGATTGATAAGAAAGAATGAAGCACTTAAGAAAACTTTAAGAAAATTAAAAGCAAAAGGAGTTAATATTAGAATTGCTGCACCTGTAACAAAAGAATCTAGTTATGCAGCAGAAAGTTTAGCAGAAGTTGCAGATGTTAGAAACACTAAAAGAGTGAATGCAAGGTTTGCAGTTGTGGATAATAAAAATCTTTTATTTATGGTTATGAATGATGAGGATGTTCATTCAGCATATGATGTAGGAATTTGGGCAGAAACTCCATTTTTTGCTTCTGCTATTGAGGGCTTATTTAATGTTGTTTGGGAAAAATTAGAACCAATGGGAGAGGCTGTTAAAAAAATAAAAGTTACTGCTTAA
- a CDS encoding tryptophan--tRNA ligase, translating to MKVTPWEVEGSIDYDKLIKEFGVQRLDNKLFERLKKHTKTLHPMLSRGIVFVHRDLDFALKEYESGKNLFLYTGRSPSGPIHIGHVFGWEFTRWLQEKLDLELWFQFPDEEKFLFKENLSYETAQKYLKENMLDIIALGFNPKKTHFIIDTKHASLMYSEAVKVAKKITFSMVKSSFGLNDSTNIGAIFYTSMQAVPAFLPSIINNKKLVCLIPHGVDQDPHFRLTRDILPKLGYYKPASIQWMMIPPLQGVQGKMQSHNSDAAIFLSDTPEQVKKKINKYAFSGGQATIEEHRKKGGNPEIDVSYQYLKAFFEPDNEKLKKIHDDYKSGKLLTGELKQILIDKINKFLKEHQERRRKAEKELDKFIFKM from the coding sequence ATGAAGGTAACACCCTGGGAAGTTGAAGGTTCTATTGATTATGATAAGTTGATAAAAGAATTTGGTGTTCAAAGATTAGATAATAAATTGTTTGAAAGGTTGAAGAAGCATACCAAAACTTTACATCCTATGCTATCAAGAGGTATTGTTTTTGTTCATAGGGATTTAGATTTTGCATTAAAAGAATATGAAAGTGGAAAAAACTTATTTTTATATACTGGTAGAAGTCCGTCAGGACCAATACATATAGGTCATGTTTTTGGCTGGGAATTTACAAGATGGTTACAAGAAAAATTGGATTTAGAATTATGGTTTCAATTTCCAGATGAAGAGAAATTTTTGTTTAAAGAAAATTTAAGTTATGAAACTGCACAAAAGTATTTAAAAGAAAATATGTTGGATATAATTGCGCTTGGTTTTAATCCAAAAAAGACCCACTTTATTATTGATACTAAACATGCTTCATTAATGTATTCAGAAGCAGTAAAAGTTGCAAAGAAAATTACCTTTTCAATGGTAAAATCAAGTTTTGGTTTGAATGATTCTACTAATATTGGTGCAATATTTTATACTTCAATGCAAGCAGTTCCAGCATTTTTACCTTCTATAATAAATAATAAAAAATTAGTTTGCTTAATTCCACATGGTGTAGATCAAGATCCTCATTTTAGGCTAACAAGGGATATTTTACCTAAATTAGGTTATTATAAGCCTGCTTCAATACAATGGATGATGATACCTCCTTTACAAGGTGTTCAAGGTAAAATGCAGTCTCATAATTCAGATGCAGCAATTTTCTTATCTGACACCCCTGAACAAGTTAAAAAGAAAATAAATAAATATGCTTTTTCAGGCGGGCAGGCAACAATTGAAGAACATAGAAAAAAAGGTGGAAATCCTGAAATTGATGTCTCTTATCAATATTTGAAAGCTTTTTTTGAACCAGATAATGAAAAATTAAAAAAAATACATGATGATTATAAATCTGGAAAATTACTGACTGGAGAATTAAAACAGATTTTAATTGATAAGATAAATAAATTCTTAAAAGAACATCAAGAAAGAAGAAGAAAAGCTGAAAAAGAATTAGATAAATTTATTTTCAAAATGTAA
- a CDS encoding ABC transporter permease gives MSKLIAIIKKNLKLLTRSTSSSLVMILGPLILIALVGVAFNTSSLYGVKLGVYCESYNELSNSLVQSLEDNQFKIIKVNSEAECTEKIKQGSLNICLKMPANMEISNEAKNTITFYIDKSRMNLVYAILDTISDKISQRSDQLSLELTNVLLTTITSAKDELSAKKLVVAEVSSTMVDSSSKLDVINKDFSSINLTSSSLNTTTSYNSFLNSANLSEDDKESLGDVVEKMQDVIDDLNVKLNTASTKIVTANTQIQTIKQSIDTSSPKIASISTAMDSILTSINAIKVTKAENIISPITTEIKTITLEKTHLNNLIPALMLLVLMFTTLLLSSTTTVEEKLSKAYFRNFITPTPQILFMLGTFLTNVLVVLVQFAIIFGALYYFLPLAPAQIGYALVLILLCAIVFTLLGMVIGYVLNSTETTTLASITIGSLILLFSNTIMPTEALPLAIRRFVDYSSFVIGESALKKVMLFNYGLDKALFEIYVLLAYATIFFVAIILIQQSTGRLYKLTKKFTRGKESHLDINKRLHPDEKAVATKVVKDKKEVISKRGLKIEHKLNPRVFFREHKLDLHIIKKK, from the coding sequence ATGTCAAAATTAATTGCAATAATAAAGAAGAATTTGAAGTTATTAACTAGATCTACTTCTTCTTCATTAGTTATGATTTTAGGGCCACTTATTTTAATTGCATTAGTGGGTGTGGCATTTAATACTTCATCTTTGTATGGTGTAAAACTTGGAGTTTATTGTGAATCTTATAATGAGCTTTCGAATTCCCTTGTTCAAAGTCTGGAAGATAATCAATTTAAAATAATAAAGGTGAATTCAGAAGCAGAGTGTACTGAAAAAATAAAACAAGGAAGTCTAAATATTTGTTTAAAAATGCCTGCTAATATGGAAATATCTAATGAGGCTAAAAATACAATTACATTTTATATTGATAAGTCGAGAATGAATTTAGTTTATGCTATTTTGGATACTATTTCAGACAAAATTTCTCAGAGATCAGATCAATTAAGTTTAGAATTAACTAATGTATTATTAACTACTATTACCTCGGCTAAAGACGAGTTAAGTGCAAAAAAGTTAGTTGTTGCAGAAGTGAGTTCTACTATGGTGGATTCATCTTCCAAATTAGATGTAATAAATAAAGATTTTTCAAGTATAAATTTAACAAGTAGTTCTTTAAATACTACTACAAGCTACAATTCTTTCTTAAATAGTGCAAATTTGAGTGAAGATGATAAAGAAAGTTTGGGTGATGTTGTTGAAAAAATGCAAGATGTAATTGATGATTTAAATGTTAAATTAAATACTGCATCTACAAAAATTGTAACTGCAAATACTCAAATTCAAACAATCAAACAATCCATTGATACCTCTTCCCCTAAGATTGCAAGTATTTCTACTGCTATGGATAGTATTCTTACTAGCATAAATGCGATTAAAGTAACTAAAGCAGAAAATATTATTTCTCCTATAACTACAGAAATAAAAACTATAACTCTTGAAAAAACACATTTAAATAATTTAATACCTGCATTGATGTTATTAGTCTTAATGTTTACAACTTTATTATTATCTTCTACTACTACTGTTGAAGAAAAATTATCTAAAGCTTATTTTAGAAATTTCATTACACCTACACCCCAAATCTTATTTATGCTTGGAACTTTCTTAACTAATGTATTAGTTGTTTTAGTTCAGTTTGCAATTATATTTGGAGCATTGTACTATTTCTTACCTTTAGCACCTGCACAAATAGGTTATGCATTGGTTTTAATTTTATTATGCGCAATTGTATTCACTTTGTTAGGAATGGTAATAGGATATGTATTAAACTCAACTGAAACTACAACTTTAGCATCTATAACTATTGGAAGTTTGATACTATTATTTTCAAATACTATTATGCCTACAGAAGCATTACCTCTGGCTATAAGAAGATTTGTTGATTATAGTTCTTTTGTTATTGGTGAAAGTGCGTTGAAAAAAGTAATGTTATTTAATTATGGTTTAGATAAGGCTTTATTTGAAATCTATGTTTTGTTAGCTTATGCCACAATCTTCTTTGTTGCTATAATTTTAATACAACAATCAACAGGCAGATTATACAAATTAACTAAAAAGTTCACAAGAGGTAAAGAAAGTCACCTTGATATAAATAAGAGATTACATCCTGATGAAAAGGCAGTTGCTACAAAGGTTGTAAAAGATAAAAAAGAAGTTATTAGCAAGAGAGGTTTAAAGATTGAACATAAATTAAACCCAAGAGTATTCTTTAGAGAGCATAAGTTAGACTTGCATATTATAAAGAAAAAATAG
- a CDS encoding ABC transporter ATP-binding protein, which produces MTIQIEAKEISKSFGKLDVLKNVKLAVSQDEIFGIIGESGSGKTTLLNIIVGFMDSDSGKVLFESKPMSKPIKNIIGFATQENCVYNKLTVQENLNYFGKLYSLTDKQIKENSESILKLVELYDYKNMLAEHLSGGMQRRLNIACALIHNPKILILDEPTEDLDPILREEIIMLIKKINSQKTTVIMTSHLLDEAERICDTIAVLHNGIVIASGSPHELIDTYSKSKEIVIKAKDADFSKVLNIIKSIKEDKIIQRREEEIVVYTNDSEDLFPKVVQKIDEAKLDLIKLELKKPSLYEVFEFLVKKVQLKQIKQDEKLNEQKIVLPKEEVAK; this is translated from the coding sequence ATGACTATACAGATAGAGGCAAAAGAGATTAGTAAGTCTTTTGGCAAGTTAGATGTTTTAAAAAATGTAAAATTAGCCGTTTCACAGGATGAAATCTTTGGAATTATAGGTGAATCTGGTTCTGGTAAGACAACTCTATTAAATATTATTGTGGGATTTATGGATTCTGATTCTGGAAAGGTTTTGTTTGAGTCTAAACCTATGTCTAAACCTATAAAGAATATAATTGGTTTTGCAACACAAGAAAATTGCGTATATAATAAATTGACTGTACAAGAAAATCTTAATTATTTTGGTAAGCTGTATAGTTTGACTGATAAACAGATTAAAGAAAACAGTGAGAGTATATTAAAATTAGTTGAATTATATGATTATAAAAATATGCTTGCAGAACATCTTTCTGGGGGTATGCAAAGAAGATTAAATATCGCTTGTGCATTAATACATAATCCTAAAATTTTGATATTAGATGAACCTACTGAAGATTTAGATCCGATATTAAGAGAAGAAATAATAATGTTAATTAAGAAGATAAATTCTCAGAAAACAACTGTAATTATGACTTCTCACTTGCTTGATGAAGCTGAAAGAATATGTGACACAATTGCCGTTTTGCATAATGGAATAGTTATTGCTTCAGGAAGTCCTCATGAGCTAATAGACACTTATTCAAAGAGTAAAGAAATTGTTATTAAAGCTAAAGATGCTGATTTTAGTAAGGTTTTGAATATAATTAAAAGTATTAAAGAAGATAAAATTATACAAAGAAGAGAGGAAGAAATTGTAGTTTATACTAATGATAGCGAAGATTTATTCCCTAAAGTTGTTCAGAAAATTGATGAAGCCAAACTTGATTTAATCAAATTAGAATTGAAAAAACCTTCTTTATATGAAGTATTTGAATTCTTAGTTAAAAAAGTTCAATTAAAACAAATTAAGCAAGATGAAAAACTTAATGAACAAAAAATAGTTTTGCCTAAAGAAGAGGTTGCTAAATAA
- a CDS encoding signal peptidase I, which translates to MVTKMLIKTIFGKLFNLKVVLAFLLILIGWYANSVYSVGVQNPFSVNSPEQYSPADRIQNQDIKVYSDGVYITLKNAELANYADTNSMDPFIDKGATGIEIIPNSESEIKLGDIIAFGQGSNLIIHRVIKIGEDDYGKYFVTKGDNNTENDGIKVRFDNIKYILVGVLY; encoded by the coding sequence ATGGTAACAAAAATGCTTATTAAAACTATATTTGGGAAATTGTTTAATTTAAAGGTAGTTTTGGCTTTTTTATTAATTTTAATTGGGTGGTATGCAAATTCAGTATATTCTGTTGGAGTACAAAATCCTTTTTCTGTGAATTCGCCCGAGCAGTATTCTCCTGCAGATAGAATCCAAAATCAAGACATTAAAGTTTATTCTGATGGAGTATATATTACTTTAAAAAATGCAGAATTAGCTAATTATGCAGATACAAATTCTATGGATCCATTTATAGATAAAGGTGCAACAGGAATTGAAATTATTCCTAATTCTGAAAGTGAAATAAAATTAGGAGATATAATTGCTTTTGGGCAAGGAAGCAATTTAATTATTCATAGAGTTATAAAAATTGGTGAAGATGATTATGGAAAATATTTTGTAACTAAGGGTGATAATAATACTGAAAATGATGGTATCAAAGTAAGATTCGACAATATAAAATATATATTAGTTGGAGTTTTATATTAA